A genomic segment from Notolabrus celidotus isolate fNotCel1 unplaced genomic scaffold, fNotCel1.pri scaffold_472_arrow_ctg1, whole genome shotgun sequence encodes:
- the mplkip gene encoding M-phase-specific PLK1-interacting protein isoform X2, translating into MDRAPVRPSGRFRSPSSCWGFPGTPHGGSGPPRSGSPRGGSPYSPVYSPTSVRGYRDGSPARFGSGSRGSGGGMWRRGSGFRRYQSFSPSAQHNQSGSSDAPVEKYFSPSMMQDPWAALQPVAVADSWTP; encoded by the exons ATGGACCGGGCTCCGGTCAGACCGTCAGGAAGGTTCCGGTCCCCGTCCTCTTGCTGGGGTTTCCCCGGAACTCCACACGGAGGCTCCGGTCCCCCCCGAAGCGGATCTCCTCGTGGTGGTTCTCCCTACTCTCCGGTCTACTCCCCGACCTCCGTCCGGGGTTACAGGGACGGGTCTCCGGCCAGGTTCGGCAGCGGGTCCCGGGGCTCCGGGGGGGGGATGTGGCGAAGGGGATCCGGCTTCCGTCGGTACCAGTCCTTCAGTCCCTCAGCTCAACACAACCAG TCGGGGTCCTCGGACGCTCCGGTGGAGAAGTACTTCAGTCCCTCGATGATGCAGGATCCCTGGGCGGCTCTGCAGCCGGTCGCTGTCGCTGACAGCTGGACGCCATGA
- the mplkip gene encoding M-phase-specific PLK1-interacting protein isoform X1 has product MDRAPVRPSGRFRSPSSCWGFPGTPHGGSGPPRSGSPRGGSPYSPVYSPTSVRGYRDGSPARFGSGSRGSGGGMWRRGSGFRRYQSFSPSAQHNQVKWIKPESGSSDAPVEKYFSPSMMQDPWAALQPVAVADSWTP; this is encoded by the exons ATGGACCGGGCTCCGGTCAGACCGTCAGGAAGGTTCCGGTCCCCGTCCTCTTGCTGGGGTTTCCCCGGAACTCCACACGGAGGCTCCGGTCCCCCCCGAAGCGGATCTCCTCGTGGTGGTTCTCCCTACTCTCCGGTCTACTCCCCGACCTCCGTCCGGGGTTACAGGGACGGGTCTCCGGCCAGGTTCGGCAGCGGGTCCCGGGGCTCCGGGGGGGGGATGTGGCGAAGGGGATCCGGCTTCCGTCGGTACCAGTCCTTCAGTCCCTCAGCTCAACACAACCAGGTGAAGTGGATTAAACCTGAA TCGGGGTCCTCGGACGCTCCGGTGGAGAAGTACTTCAGTCCCTCGATGATGCAGGATCCCTGGGCGGCTCTGCAGCCGGTCGCTGTCGCTGACAGCTGGACGCCATGA
- the mplkip gene encoding M-phase-specific PLK1-interacting protein isoform X3, protein MDRAPVRPSGRFRSPSSCWGFPGTPHGGSGPPRSGSPRGGSPYSPVYSPTSVRGYRDGSPARFGSGSRGSGGGMWRRGSGFRRYQSFSPSAQHNQVKWIKPEVSPGGPGLNIRGPRTLRWRSTSVPR, encoded by the exons ATGGACCGGGCTCCGGTCAGACCGTCAGGAAGGTTCCGGTCCCCGTCCTCTTGCTGGGGTTTCCCCGGAACTCCACACGGAGGCTCCGGTCCCCCCCGAAGCGGATCTCCTCGTGGTGGTTCTCCCTACTCTCCGGTCTACTCCCCGACCTCCGTCCGGGGTTACAGGGACGGGTCTCCGGCCAGGTTCGGCAGCGGGTCCCGGGGCTCCGGGGGGGGGATGTGGCGAAGGGGATCCGGCTTCCGTCGGTACCAGTCCTTCAGTCCCTCAGCTCAACACAACCAGGTGAAGTGGATTAAACCTGAAGTGAGTCCTGGTGGACCAGGACTTAACAT TCGGGGTCCTCGGACGCTCCGGTGGAGAAGTACTTCAGTCCCTCGATGA